The following are encoded in a window of Cyprinus carpio isolate SPL01 chromosome A13, ASM1834038v1, whole genome shotgun sequence genomic DNA:
- the LOC109069991 gene encoding nucleoplasmin-like protein NO29 — translation MSFVEDEVSDCGVDSRSRLESYAFSCELSSEVPFYTFQADEEEDENVEHFLELRTICLGDCAKEENNVVEVTAMNHQGKKISVPVANLNISCLPMVSLGEFELMAPVTLRLKSGSGPVTVSGLHLVATENEESEISDEDDDDDDLSEEEMPSVKPAKKKQQA, via the exons ATGTCGTTTGTGGAGGACGAAGTATCAGACTGTGGAGTGGACTCGCGCTCGCGATTGGAAAGCTATGCGTTCA GTTGTGAGTTATCTTCTGAAGTTCCATTTTACACGTTTCAAGcagatgaagaagaagatgaaaaTGTGGAACATTTCCTCGAGCTTAGGACG ATTTGTCTAGGTGACTGTGCCAAAGAGGAGAATAACGTGGTGGAAGTGACTGCTATGAATCACCAAGGAAAGAAAATATCGGTTCCTGTAGCTAATCTCAACATTTCCTGCCTGCCTATG GTAAGCCTCGGGGAGTTTGAGTTGATGGCTCCTGTCACACTACGCCTGAAATCTGGATCCGGACCAGTGACCGTCAGTGGGTTACATTTAGTTG CCACAGAGAATGAAGAGTCTGAAATatcagatgaagatgatgatgatgatgatctcaGTGAGGAGGAAATGCCCTCAGTCAAACCAGCAAAGAAAAAGCAGCAAGCTTAA
- the LOC109069992 gene encoding ADP-ribosylation factor-like protein 3: MTPTSGDVTERPLVTLVSVSENTGRKMGLLSILRKLKSAPDREVRILLLGLDNGGKTTLLKQLASEDISHITPTQGFNIKSVQSQGFKLNVWDIGGQRKIRPYWRNYFENTDVLIYVIDSADRKRFEETGQELAELLDEEKLSGVPVLIFANKQDLLTAAPASEIAEGLNLHTIRDRMWQIQSCSALTGEGVQDGMTWVCKNITAKKKQ, encoded by the exons ATGACGCCAACGAGCGGTGACGTCACTGAACGTCCCCTAGTAACCCTCGTCAGCGTCTCGGAAAATACCGGGAGGAAGATG GGTTTGTTGTCAATCCTTAGAAAACTGAAGAGTGCCCCAGACCGAGAGGTGCGCATTCTGCTCCTGGGATTAGACAATGGTGGAAAGACAACCCTTCTCAAACAGCTCGCCTCTGAGGATATCAGTCACATCACCCCGACACAG GGCTTTAACATTAAGAGCGTGCAGTCTCAGGGCTTCAAACTCAATGTCTGGGACATTGGAGGCCAGAGGAAGATAAGGCCGTACTGGAGAAACTACTTTGAAAATACTGACGTGCTT attTATGTCATAGACAGTGCAGACAGGAAGCGGTTTGAAGAAACGGGGCAG GAGTTGGCTGAGCTGCTGGATGAGGAGAAACTTAGTGGCGTACCTGTATTGATATTTGCCAATAAGCAAGACCTGCTGACTGCTGCTCCGGCCTCTGAGATCGCAGAGGGACTGAACCTGCACACCATTCGGGACCGCATGTGGCAAATTCAGTCCTGCTCTGCACTTACAGGAGAGGGGGTTCAG GATGGCATGACTTGGGTCTGCAAGAACATTACTGCAAAGAAGAAACAGTGA
- the LOC109069987 gene encoding protein O-GlcNAcase-like isoform X2: protein MVQKDKIIESSQPENEENPVPTEAVADTQCPVDEPIIGLERTGRKKFITGVVEGFYGRPWTMEQRKELFRRQQKWGLNTYLYAPKDDYKHRMFWREMYSVEEAEQLTTLISAAKEYGVEFIYAISPGLDITFSNQKEVSTLKRKLDQVSHFGCKSFALLFDDIDHNMCPADKEVFSSFAHAQVSITNEIFQYLGEPEIFLLCPTEYCGTFCYPNVPQSPYLRTVGEKLLPGIEVLWTGPKVVSKDITVESIEEVTKILRRAPVIWDNFHANDYDQKRLFLGPYKGRSTELIPRLKGVLTNPNCEFESNFVAIHTLATWYKSNMNGVRKDVVMTDSEDSTVSIQIKLENEGSDEELETDILYSPQIALKLALTEWLSEFGVPHQYNSRQVPHSGTKSTSIDVPVLTVPSLGTSTTVTTVFQQPIMSPAVPLSDEPDVLGKEEEVEVEVEKKESDEEPMEMVVEKHDEVEDTKNVNQILTEIVKAKMTEDLKPMDTDKESLTESKSPEMSIQEDSGSDIAPMQTDDQLNKEVFVPGPNEKPLFTAEPLTLEDLTLLAELFYLPYEHGPKAVQMLKEFNWLRANSSYVSVNSKANDPEKVAEWQSRAEKFEEMCCSVIQMFTRLSNSANRTILYDLYPYIWDIKSIISMLKSFVQWLGCRSQSSAQFLSGDQEPWAFRGGLAGEFQRLLPIDGANDLFYQPPPAMPTSKIYTIRPYFPKDESSVYKICKEMFTEGCDGISFPDESPDLIGDRLVGGFLTLSPDYGFVLEDEEGICGYALGTVDVKPFVKKCKMSWIPFMQEKYNKPDTEKDLSEAEKMMLSFHEEEEGLPESFLSNFPSLIKVDIHAKVTDPSVAKSMMGCLLSSLKANGSLGAFCEVRQMDKRMLDFYSKLGCFEVAKMEGFPKDIIIMGRSL from the exons ATGGTTCAGAAAGACAAAATAATCGAGTCGTCACAGCcagaaaatgaagaaaatccAGTACCAACCGAGGCTGTTGCGGATACGCAGTGTCCAGTGGACGAGCCCATTATCGGGCTCGAGCGAACAGGCCGCAAGAAATTCATCACTGGTGTTGTGGAGG GTTTTTATGGACGGCCATGGACTATGGAACAAAGGAAAGAGCTTTTCAGGAG GCAGCAGAAATGGGGTTTGAACACCTATCTGTATGCCCCAAAAGATGACTACAAACACAGAATGTTTTGGAGAGAAATGTATTCTGTAGAGGAAGCAG agcaaCTCACAACTTTAATAAGTGCTGCTAAAGAGTATGGGGTTGAGTTCATTTATGCCATTTCTCCTGGTCTGGACATTACATTCTCAAATCAGAAGGAAGTGTCAACACTTAAAAGGAAGTTAGACCAG GTCTCTCATTTTGGGTGCAAGTCCTTTGCCTTACTGTTTGATGACATTGATCATAACATGTGTCCAGCTGACAAGGAGGTATTCAGCTCCTTTGCACATGCTCAAGTGTCTATCACCAATGAGATCTTCCAGTATTTGGGAGaacctgaaatatttttactatgcCCCACAG AGTACTGTGGAACATTTTGTTATCCAAATGTGCCACAGTCGCCTTACCTGCGTACAGTAGGTGAAAAGCTGCTTCCTGGTATTGAGGTGCTGTGGACAG GTCCCAAGGTAGTTTCTAAAGACATAACTGTTGAATCTATTGAAGAAGTCACAAAGATACTGAGGAGAGCTCCTGTCATCTGGGACAATTTTCATGCTAATGACTACGATCAGAAGAGACTTTTCTTGGGGCCTTATAAAGGCAGGTCCACAGAACTCATCCCTCGGCTGAAGGGAGTCCTCACCAACCCCAACTGTGAATTTGAGTCTAATTTTGTGGCCATTCACACGTTAGCCACGTGGTATAAGTCTAACATGAATGGAGTGAGAAAAGATGTTGTCATGA CGGACAGTGAAGACAGCACTGTGTCCATCCAGATAAAGCTGGAAAATGAGGGCAGTGATGAGGAGCTAGAAACAGACATCCTCTACAGCCCGCAGATCGCGCTCAAGCTGGCACTCACTGAGTGGCTGAGCGAGTTTGGAGTGCCTCATCAGTACAACA GTCGGCAGGTTCCTCACAGTGGAACTAAAAGCACTTCTATAGATGTTCCTGTGCTCACTGTGCCCAGTTTGGGGACTTCCACTACAGTGACTACAGTCTTCCAACAGCCCATCATGAGTCCAGCTGTGCCCCTTAGTGATGAACCGGATGTGCTCGGCAAAGAAGAGGAGGTAGAAGTGGAGGTGGAGAAGAAGGAGTCTGATGAAGAACCCATGGAGATGGTCGTGGAGAAACACGACGAGGTGGAGGACACTAAAAATGTCAACCAGATCCTCACAGAGATTGTCAAGGCTAAAATGACAGAAGATCTCAAACCCATGGACACAGACAAAGAGAGCCTGACAGAGTCCAAGTCTCCAGAGATGTCCATTCAAGAGGATTCAGGCAGCGACATTGCACCGATGCAGACTGATGATCAGCTCAATAAGGAAGTCTTTGTTCCAGGCCCCAATGAGAAGCCACTGTTTACTGCTGAGCCACTTACTCTGGAGGATCTGACCCTGTTAGCTGAACTCTTCTACCTGCCGTACGAACACGGTCCTAAAGCAGTACAGATGCTGAAAGAGTTTAACTGGTTGAGAGCCAATAGCAGTTATGTCAGTGTTAACTCCAAAGCAAATGATCCAGAGAAG GTAGCTGAATGGCAATCCAGAGCAGAAAAATTTGAGGAGATGTGCTGCTCCGTCATCCAGATGTTCACCAGACTCTCCAACTCCGCCAACAGGACCATTCTTTATGACCTGTATCCCTATATCTGGGATATAAAGAGTATCATCTCAATGTTGAAATCATTTGTTCAGTGGTTAG GGTGTCGTAGTCAGTCGTCAGCACAGTTCTTAAGTGGCGACCAAGAGCCCTGGGCCTTTAGGGGCGGTCTAGCAGGAGAGTTCCAG AGACTGTTGCCAATTGATGGGGCAAATGATCTTTTCTACCAGCCACCACCAGCAATGCCAACTTCAAAAATCTATACCATAAGGCCTTACTTTCCCAAAGATGAG TCTTCCGTCTACAAGATCTGCAAAGAGATGTTCACTGAGGGCTGTGACGGCATCTCTTTCCCAGACGAGTCACCAGACCTTATTGGAGACAG GTTAGTGGGAGGTTTCCTGACACTCAGCCCAGACTATGGCTTTGTGCTTGAGGATGAGGAAGGTATTTGTGGCTATGCTTTGGGCACTGTGGATGTCAAACCATTTGTGAAGAAATGCAAGATGAGTTGGATTCCGTTCATGCAGGAGAAGTATAACAAGCCAGACACAGAGAAGGACTTGTCAGAGGCTGAG AAAATGATGCTAAGTTTCCATGAAGAGGAGGAAGGCTTACCAGAATCGTTCCTCAGTAACTTCCCATCACTCATTAAAGTGGATATTCACGCAAAGGTTACTGACCCCAGTGTTGCCAAAAGCATGATGGGATGTCTCCTCTCATCACTTAAAGCTAATG GTTCGCTTGGTGCTTTCTGTGAGGTCCGGCAGATGGACAAAAGGATGTTGGACTTTTATAGCAAACTGGGTTGCTTTGAAGTGGCCAAAATGGAGGGATTCCCAAAAGACATTATTATAATGGGAAGGAGTTTGTGA
- the LOC109069987 gene encoding protein O-GlcNAcase-like isoform X1: MVQKDKIIESSQPENEENPVPTEAVADTQCPVDEPIIGLERTGRKKFITGVVEGFYGRPWTMEQRKELFRRQQKWGLNTYLYAPKDDYKHRMFWREMYSVEEAEQLTTLISAAKEYGVEFIYAISPGLDITFSNQKEVSTLKRKLDQVSHFGCKSFALLFDDIDHNMCPADKEVFSSFAHAQVSITNEIFQYLGEPEIFLLCPTEYCGTFCYPNVPQSPYLRTVGEKLLPGIEVLWTGPKVVSKDITVESIEEVTKILRRAPVIWDNFHANDYDQKRLFLGPYKGRSTELIPRLKGVLTNPNCEFESNFVAIHTLATWYKSNMNGVRKDVVMTDSEDSTVSIQIKLENEGSDEELETDILYSPQIALKLALTEWLSEFGVPHQYNSRQVPHSGTKSTSIDVPVLTVPSLGTSTTVTTVFQQPIMSPAVPLSDEPDVLGKEEEVEVEVEKKESDEEPMEMVVEKHDEVEDTKNVNQILTEIVKAKMTEDLKPMDTDKESLTESKSPEMSIQEDSGSDIAPMQTDDQLNKEVFVPGPNEKPLFTAEPLTLEDLTLLAELFYLPYEHGPKAVQMLKEFNWLRANSSYVSVNSKANDPEKVAEWQSRAEKFEEMCCSVIQMFTRLSNSANRTILYDLYPYIWDIKSIISMLKSFVQWLDGRILSTSLYCYWMDSARWCRSQSSAQFLSGDQEPWAFRGGLAGEFQRLLPIDGANDLFYQPPPAMPTSKIYTIRPYFPKDESSVYKICKEMFTEGCDGISFPDESPDLIGDRLVGGFLTLSPDYGFVLEDEEGICGYALGTVDVKPFVKKCKMSWIPFMQEKYNKPDTEKDLSEAEKMMLSFHEEEEGLPESFLSNFPSLIKVDIHAKVTDPSVAKSMMGCLLSSLKANGSLGAFCEVRQMDKRMLDFYSKLGCFEVAKMEGFPKDIIIMGRSL, translated from the exons ATGGTTCAGAAAGACAAAATAATCGAGTCGTCACAGCcagaaaatgaagaaaatccAGTACCAACCGAGGCTGTTGCGGATACGCAGTGTCCAGTGGACGAGCCCATTATCGGGCTCGAGCGAACAGGCCGCAAGAAATTCATCACTGGTGTTGTGGAGG GTTTTTATGGACGGCCATGGACTATGGAACAAAGGAAAGAGCTTTTCAGGAG GCAGCAGAAATGGGGTTTGAACACCTATCTGTATGCCCCAAAAGATGACTACAAACACAGAATGTTTTGGAGAGAAATGTATTCTGTAGAGGAAGCAG agcaaCTCACAACTTTAATAAGTGCTGCTAAAGAGTATGGGGTTGAGTTCATTTATGCCATTTCTCCTGGTCTGGACATTACATTCTCAAATCAGAAGGAAGTGTCAACACTTAAAAGGAAGTTAGACCAG GTCTCTCATTTTGGGTGCAAGTCCTTTGCCTTACTGTTTGATGACATTGATCATAACATGTGTCCAGCTGACAAGGAGGTATTCAGCTCCTTTGCACATGCTCAAGTGTCTATCACCAATGAGATCTTCCAGTATTTGGGAGaacctgaaatatttttactatgcCCCACAG AGTACTGTGGAACATTTTGTTATCCAAATGTGCCACAGTCGCCTTACCTGCGTACAGTAGGTGAAAAGCTGCTTCCTGGTATTGAGGTGCTGTGGACAG GTCCCAAGGTAGTTTCTAAAGACATAACTGTTGAATCTATTGAAGAAGTCACAAAGATACTGAGGAGAGCTCCTGTCATCTGGGACAATTTTCATGCTAATGACTACGATCAGAAGAGACTTTTCTTGGGGCCTTATAAAGGCAGGTCCACAGAACTCATCCCTCGGCTGAAGGGAGTCCTCACCAACCCCAACTGTGAATTTGAGTCTAATTTTGTGGCCATTCACACGTTAGCCACGTGGTATAAGTCTAACATGAATGGAGTGAGAAAAGATGTTGTCATGA CGGACAGTGAAGACAGCACTGTGTCCATCCAGATAAAGCTGGAAAATGAGGGCAGTGATGAGGAGCTAGAAACAGACATCCTCTACAGCCCGCAGATCGCGCTCAAGCTGGCACTCACTGAGTGGCTGAGCGAGTTTGGAGTGCCTCATCAGTACAACA GTCGGCAGGTTCCTCACAGTGGAACTAAAAGCACTTCTATAGATGTTCCTGTGCTCACTGTGCCCAGTTTGGGGACTTCCACTACAGTGACTACAGTCTTCCAACAGCCCATCATGAGTCCAGCTGTGCCCCTTAGTGATGAACCGGATGTGCTCGGCAAAGAAGAGGAGGTAGAAGTGGAGGTGGAGAAGAAGGAGTCTGATGAAGAACCCATGGAGATGGTCGTGGAGAAACACGACGAGGTGGAGGACACTAAAAATGTCAACCAGATCCTCACAGAGATTGTCAAGGCTAAAATGACAGAAGATCTCAAACCCATGGACACAGACAAAGAGAGCCTGACAGAGTCCAAGTCTCCAGAGATGTCCATTCAAGAGGATTCAGGCAGCGACATTGCACCGATGCAGACTGATGATCAGCTCAATAAGGAAGTCTTTGTTCCAGGCCCCAATGAGAAGCCACTGTTTACTGCTGAGCCACTTACTCTGGAGGATCTGACCCTGTTAGCTGAACTCTTCTACCTGCCGTACGAACACGGTCCTAAAGCAGTACAGATGCTGAAAGAGTTTAACTGGTTGAGAGCCAATAGCAGTTATGTCAGTGTTAACTCCAAAGCAAATGATCCAGAGAAG GTAGCTGAATGGCAATCCAGAGCAGAAAAATTTGAGGAGATGTGCTGCTCCGTCATCCAGATGTTCACCAGACTCTCCAACTCCGCCAACAGGACCATTCTTTATGACCTGTATCCCTATATCTGGGATATAAAGAGTATCATCTCAATGTTGAAATCATTTGTTCAGTGGTTAG ATGGAAGAATCCTCAGCACAAGTTTGTACTGCTATTGGATGGACAGTGCCCGAT GGTGTCGTAGTCAGTCGTCAGCACAGTTCTTAAGTGGCGACCAAGAGCCCTGGGCCTTTAGGGGCGGTCTAGCAGGAGAGTTCCAG AGACTGTTGCCAATTGATGGGGCAAATGATCTTTTCTACCAGCCACCACCAGCAATGCCAACTTCAAAAATCTATACCATAAGGCCTTACTTTCCCAAAGATGAG TCTTCCGTCTACAAGATCTGCAAAGAGATGTTCACTGAGGGCTGTGACGGCATCTCTTTCCCAGACGAGTCACCAGACCTTATTGGAGACAG GTTAGTGGGAGGTTTCCTGACACTCAGCCCAGACTATGGCTTTGTGCTTGAGGATGAGGAAGGTATTTGTGGCTATGCTTTGGGCACTGTGGATGTCAAACCATTTGTGAAGAAATGCAAGATGAGTTGGATTCCGTTCATGCAGGAGAAGTATAACAAGCCAGACACAGAGAAGGACTTGTCAGAGGCTGAG AAAATGATGCTAAGTTTCCATGAAGAGGAGGAAGGCTTACCAGAATCGTTCCTCAGTAACTTCCCATCACTCATTAAAGTGGATATTCACGCAAAGGTTACTGACCCCAGTGTTGCCAAAAGCATGATGGGATGTCTCCTCTCATCACTTAAAGCTAATG GTTCGCTTGGTGCTTTCTGTGAGGTCCGGCAGATGGACAAAAGGATGTTGGACTTTTATAGCAAACTGGGTTGCTTTGAAGTGGCCAAAATGGAGGGATTCCCAAAAGACATTATTATAATGGGAAGGAGTTTGTGA